One Prunus dulcis chromosome 8, ALMONDv2, whole genome shotgun sequence DNA window includes the following coding sequences:
- the LOC117636787 gene encoding chlorophyll a-b binding protein 6, chloroplastic yields MASNTLMSCGIATTAFPSVLSSSKSKFATSAVQLPSVGANASSRFSMSADWMPGQPRPPYLDGSAPGDFGFDPLRLGEVPENLERFKESELIHCRWAMLAVPGILVPEALGLGNWVKAQEWAAVPGGQATYLGNPVPWGTLPTILVIEFLSIAFVEHQRSMEKDPEKKKYPGGAFDPLGYSKDPKKFEEYKVKEIKNGRLALLAFVGFVVQQSAYPGTGPLENLATHLADPWHNNIGDVIIPKGILP; encoded by the exons ATGGCTTCCAACACTTTGATGAGCTGTGGCATCGCCACCACAGCCTTCCCTTCAGTCCTCTCATCCTCCAAGTCTAAATTTGCCACCAGTGCAGTCCAGCTCCCCAGTGTTGGGGCCAATGCCTCCTCCAGGTTCTCCATGTCCGCTGATTGGATGCCCGGCCAGCCGAGACCTCCTTATCTAGATGGCTCTGCACCCGG TGACTTTGGATTTGACCCACTTCGGCTAGGAGAAGTGCCAGAAAACTTGGAGAGGTTCAAGGAGTCTGAGCTCATTCACTGCAGATGGGCTATGCTTGCTGTT CCAGGGATTCTAGTACCAGAGGCTTTGGGATTGGGCAACTGGGTAAAGGCACAAGAGTGGGCTGCCGTTCCAGGAGGCCAAGCCACCTACTTAGGCAACCCAGTTCCATGGGGCACATTGCCCACAATTTTGGTCATCGAGTTCCTTTCCATTGCTTTTGTAGAGCACCAACGCAGCATGGAAAAGGACCCTGAGAAGAAAAAGTACCCTGGTGGAGCTTTTGACCCCTTGGGCTACTCCAAGGACCCTAAGAAGTTTGAGGAATACAAAGTCAAGGAGATCAAAAACG GTCGGCTCGCATTGTTAGCTTTTGTtggtttcgttgttcaacaaTCGGCGTACCCTGGCACCGGACCTTTGGAGAATTTGGCCACTCACTTGGCTGACCCATGGCACAACAACATTGGGGACGTCATTATCCCAAAGGGGATTTTGCCTTGA